One Calditrichia bacterium DNA window includes the following coding sequences:
- a CDS encoding phosphodiester glycosidase family protein: MKYFKLLFLLILSSFLGAQSNINWTDVTSQHNLPAGVKLFAGERSSPLLKTWYLEADLNQPDLIVRPYLGSLKGLTSFTQSVGAYAAVNGGYFGGTSSVSTVVYPGEVLAQNIAVVNRDGQQFTLTRSFFGFNDQFEPSVDWVFHFDGTIGGLYRFDAPTQNLPGSPAPPPDSSDGIQYRDALIGIGGGPTLVKNGMQEITYNQEVFFGSGVGFDNSDPRTAVGFTADNRVIMLVADGRSSTWSNGVSLPELANIMIELGCVEAMNLDGGGSSQMAVGGTLINRPEGGTFQRAVPSILAITHIDSLNLPQIPVFEEIIDTEDDNASLEGIGWFPSANPGFWGGTPAQLNSKGDGSNYAVFRPNLPAAATYQVYAWWVASSNRCTDTPVVVRHANGTDTVRVDQTGSTAQWNLIGEYSFSGTSADEVIISNAANNGTFIVADGVRFTSFDSSAVVGISPEKLPVSQRFKLYQNYPNPFNPVTEISYQLAISSDVKLQIYNSLGEKIRTLVNDAQPAGFKTVQWDGRNDVGEAVASGVYIYRLNVGGFSEQRKMLLVR; the protein is encoded by the coding sequence ATGAAATACTTTAAACTATTGTTTTTGTTGATATTGAGCAGCTTTTTGGGTGCCCAATCGAATATCAATTGGACAGACGTGACCAGCCAGCACAATTTGCCCGCAGGCGTTAAGTTATTCGCCGGTGAGCGCAGCAGTCCGTTGCTGAAAACGTGGTATCTGGAAGCTGATTTGAACCAACCGGATTTGATCGTCCGACCGTATCTCGGTTCGCTAAAAGGGTTAACCAGTTTCACCCAATCGGTTGGCGCGTACGCGGCGGTCAACGGCGGATATTTTGGCGGCACAAGCTCTGTATCTACTGTGGTTTATCCCGGAGAAGTGCTGGCACAAAATATCGCGGTCGTCAACCGCGACGGGCAGCAATTTACGCTCACGCGCAGCTTTTTCGGATTCAACGATCAATTCGAACCGTCCGTTGACTGGGTTTTCCATTTTGACGGAACCATCGGCGGGTTGTATCGCTTTGACGCGCCCACCCAAAATTTGCCCGGCTCCCCTGCCCCGCCACCCGATTCCAGCGATGGCATCCAATATCGCGATGCGCTGATTGGCATCGGCGGCGGGCCAACGCTCGTAAAAAACGGGATGCAGGAAATCACTTACAATCAGGAAGTGTTTTTCGGTTCCGGCGTGGGTTTCGATAATAGCGATCCGCGAACGGCGGTTGGATTCACTGCTGATAATCGCGTCATTATGCTGGTCGCGGACGGGCGCAGCAGCACTTGGAGCAACGGCGTCAGCTTGCCGGAATTGGCGAATATCATGATCGAACTCGGCTGCGTTGAAGCGATGAATCTCGATGGCGGCGGCTCATCGCAGATGGCCGTTGGCGGCACGCTGATCAATCGCCCGGAGGGCGGCACGTTCCAGCGCGCAGTGCCATCGATTTTGGCGATCACCCACATCGATTCGCTAAATTTGCCGCAAATACCTGTTTTTGAAGAAATTATCGACACGGAAGATGATAACGCATCGCTGGAAGGCATCGGCTGGTTTCCGTCCGCCAATCCCGGATTTTGGGGCGGCACGCCTGCGCAACTCAACAGCAAAGGCGATGGCAGCAATTACGCGGTGTTTCGCCCGAATTTGCCGGCGGCGGCAACTTATCAGGTGTATGCGTGGTGGGTGGCGTCGTCCAATCGCTGCACGGATACGCCGGTTGTGGTGCGCCACGCCAACGGCACAGACACGGTTCGGGTGGACCAAACCGGCAGCACGGCGCAGTGGAATCTCATCGGCGAATACAGCTTTAGCGGCACATCCGCGGACGAAGTGATCATCTCCAACGCGGCGAATAACGGCACGTTTATCGTTGCGGACGGCGTGCGGTTTACCTCTTTCGACAGCAGCGCAGTGGTGGGCATTTCGCCGGAAAAACTGCCGGTGTCGCAGCGATTCAAATTGTATCAAAACTACCCGAATCCCTTCAATCCGGTAACGGAAATCAGCTACCAACTCGCTATTTCCAGCGATGTGAAGTTGCAAATTTACAATAGCTTAGGCGAGAAAATCAGAACATTGGTGAACGACGCTCAACCTGCCGGATTCAAAACCGTGCAGTGGGACGGCCGCAACGATGTTGGCGAAGCAGTTGCCAGCGGTGTTTACATTTACCGGCTGAACGTCGGCGGGTTTTCCGAGCAGCGGAAAATGCTGCTGGTTCGATAA
- a CDS encoding PLP-dependent aminotransferase family protein has translation MPKTKREFALAGLKLDASAKKSLYLQLYEALRQAILEKQLRPGEQLPPTRELATDLSVSRTTVLLAFDHLLSEGYIEGKSGAGTFVSETIPEDLLEVCTDSVAKTAPFSVLPKISGRGERIKRVSVFTRKMRVNLQPFRPGIPALREFPQQLWTKLLARESRSISMETLGYGDPCGFRPLREAIADYLRISRAVRCDADQVIITNGSQQAIDLVNRVLLDEGEAAWTEEPGYSGFKESVASLGGRLIPVKVDEKGLCTTTGNAADPAARLAYVTPSHQYPLGVTMTLSRRIQLLDWAAKSRAWILEDDYDSEYRYTGHPISSLQGLDRNGCVIYMGTFSKVLFPGLGLGYLVVPHSLVDAFVSARSLSERQGSVITQATLAAFIEEGHFARHIRQMRMLYHERREMLLAALDRDLGGALSIFPTETGLQVTAKLHRGSDLDLTEKAAKIPLDVRALSTYYHDEKQSVNGIVLGFAAFDETEIANGVQSLAKLISG, from the coding sequence ATGCCAAAAACCAAACGCGAATTTGCGCTCGCCGGACTGAAACTGGACGCTTCGGCGAAAAAATCGCTGTATCTACAATTATATGAAGCGCTGCGGCAGGCGATTTTGGAAAAACAACTCCGTCCCGGGGAGCAGTTGCCGCCCACCCGCGAGCTGGCAACGGATCTCTCGGTTTCCCGAACGACCGTGCTGCTGGCGTTCGATCACCTGCTTTCCGAAGGCTACATCGAGGGGAAAAGCGGTGCCGGAACCTTCGTCAGCGAAACGATTCCCGAAGATTTGCTGGAAGTCTGCACCGATTCCGTCGCGAAAACCGCGCCGTTCAGCGTGCTGCCGAAAATTTCCGGTCGCGGTGAACGGATCAAACGCGTTTCTGTTTTCACCCGGAAAATGCGGGTAAATCTGCAACCGTTTCGCCCGGGAATTCCGGCGCTGCGCGAATTTCCGCAGCAATTGTGGACGAAATTGCTCGCTCGAGAAAGTCGTTCAATTTCAATGGAAACATTGGGTTATGGTGATCCGTGCGGCTTCCGTCCGTTGCGGGAGGCAATTGCCGATTATCTGCGGATTTCCCGCGCGGTGCGCTGCGATGCGGATCAGGTGATCATCACCAACGGTTCGCAGCAAGCCATCGATCTGGTCAATCGCGTGCTGCTCGACGAGGGCGAAGCCGCATGGACGGAGGAGCCGGGATACAGCGGATTCAAGGAATCTGTTGCGTCGCTCGGCGGTCGGTTGATTCCCGTCAAAGTGGACGAAAAAGGGCTGTGCACCACCACCGGAAACGCTGCCGATCCGGCGGCGCGGCTGGCGTATGTGACGCCTTCGCACCAATATCCGCTCGGCGTAACGATGACTCTTTCGCGGCGCATCCAGTTGCTCGACTGGGCGGCGAAATCCCGCGCATGGATTTTGGAGGACGATTACGACAGCGAATATCGCTACACCGGTCACCCGATTTCCTCGCTGCAGGGGCTGGATCGCAACGGCTGCGTCATTTACATGGGCACGTTCAGCAAGGTGCTGTTTCCGGGGTTGGGATTGGGTTATCTGGTGGTGCCGCATTCGCTTGTGGATGCGTTTGTCTCAGCGCGATCGCTCAGTGAGCGGCAGGGCAGCGTGATCACGCAAGCGACGCTGGCGGCGTTCATCGAGGAAGGGCATTTTGCCCGGCACATTCGCCAGATGCGCATGTTGTATCACGAGCGGCGGGAAATGTTGCTGGCTGCGCTGGATCGCGATTTGGGCGGTGCATTGTCCATTTTTCCGACCGAAACGGGATTGCAGGTTACTGCAAAACTGCATCGCGGCAGCGATCTGGATTTAACCGAAAAAGCGGCGAAAATCCCGCTGGATGTGCGGGCGCTTTCCACCTACTATCACGATGAAAAACAATCGGTTAACGGGATTGTTCTGGGCTTTGCCGCATTCGACGAAACCGAGATTGCCAACGGCGTGCAATCGCTGGCAAAGTTGATTTCCGGGTGA
- a CDS encoding pyridoxamine 5'-phosphate oxidase family protein: protein MPKPASEQPISKVRRADRAVTDDGWIRDFLQRAPMGAFATISGDQPFINSNIFVFDAAAHAIYFHTAKTGRTRSNVQKHSQVCFSVSEMGRLLPAEEALHFSVEYRGVAVFGELHIIDDENEAANALQLLLDKYFPHLQPGKDYRPVVAEELKRTTVYRLEIREWSGKQKQVEADFPGAFRYESLPEILITGNNF, encoded by the coding sequence ATGCCGAAACCTGCCAGCGAACAACCGATCAGCAAAGTGCGCCGTGCGGATCGCGCGGTCACCGACGACGGCTGGATTCGCGATTTTTTGCAACGCGCACCGATGGGCGCATTCGCCACAATTTCCGGCGATCAGCCGTTTATCAACAGCAATATTTTTGTGTTCGATGCGGCAGCACACGCGATCTATTTTCACACCGCCAAAACCGGGCGCACCCGCAGCAACGTGCAGAAACATTCGCAGGTCTGTTTCAGCGTCAGCGAAATGGGGCGACTGCTTCCGGCGGAAGAGGCGTTGCATTTCAGCGTGGAATATCGCGGGGTGGCGGTGTTTGGCGAGCTGCACATTATCGATGATGAAAACGAAGCCGCAAACGCGTTGCAACTGTTGCTGGATAAGTATTTCCCGCATCTGCAGCCGGGAAAGGATTACCGTCCGGTGGTGGCGGAGGAATTGAAACGCACCACGGTTTACCGGCTGGAAATTCGCGAATGGAGCGGCAAACAGAAACAGGTTGAAGCTGATTTTCCCGGCGCTTTCCGGTACGAATCGCTGCCGGAAATTTTGATCACCGGTAACAATTTTTAG
- a CDS encoding EamA family transporter — MSNTFFSKLSVRIAAGLGTLYLLWGSTYLGIKYAIATIPPYFMSSSRFIVAGLILYAWAVLKGAERPNLRHWRSAAIVGGFLLLGGNASVAWAEQHVPSSIASLIIATMPLWMVMMDWLWQKQERPSGRVFAGIALGFVGIALLVRPQNSGELMAFEPVGIFALMLAAILWSTGSLYSRNAYLPKSKLQGIGMQMIAGGGMVFLAGLARGEWAEFSFANISQSSFLAWLYLLIFGSMIGFSCYIWLLKVAPADRVSTYAYVNPVVAVFLGWLFLDEPVTTQTAIASAIIILSVVLIINRKRSSAPQVEAVKPAVVPVKISSRKPVQLEELEP, encoded by the coding sequence ATGAGCAATACATTTTTTTCAAAATTATCGGTACGGATCGCGGCGGGACTCGGCACGCTTTACCTGCTATGGGGATCAACATATCTCGGTATAAAATACGCAATTGCGACAATTCCGCCATATTTTATGTCGTCATCGCGGTTTATTGTCGCCGGATTGATTTTGTATGCGTGGGCAGTGTTGAAAGGTGCGGAACGCCCGAACTTGCGACACTGGCGCAGCGCCGCTATCGTCGGCGGATTTTTGCTGCTGGGCGGCAATGCCAGCGTGGCGTGGGCGGAACAGCATGTGCCGTCGAGCATCGCTTCTCTGATTATCGCAACCATGCCGCTGTGGATGGTGATGATGGATTGGCTCTGGCAAAAACAGGAGCGACCGAGCGGACGGGTTTTCGCGGGCATCGCACTCGGATTTGTGGGCATCGCGTTGCTGGTGCGTCCGCAAAACAGCGGCGAGCTGATGGCATTTGAACCTGTCGGTATTTTTGCGCTGATGCTGGCGGCGATTCTCTGGTCCACAGGATCGCTATATTCGCGGAACGCGTATTTGCCGAAATCGAAGCTGCAGGGCATCGGCATGCAAATGATCGCCGGTGGCGGGATGGTTTTTCTCGCGGGACTGGCGCGCGGCGAATGGGCGGAATTTTCGTTCGCAAATATCTCACAAAGTTCTTTTTTGGCGTGGCTGTATCTGCTTATCTTCGGTTCGATGATCGGTTTTAGCTGCTATATTTGGCTGCTGAAAGTTGCGCCGGCAGATCGCGTTTCAACCTATGCATACGTCAATCCGGTAGTTGCGGTGTTCCTCGGCTGGCTGTTTTTGGATGAACCCGTAACGACCCAAACAGCCATCGCCAGCGCGATAATTATTCTTTCAGTAGTGTTGATCATCAACCGGAAACGCTCGTCTGCACCGCAAGTTGAGGCGGTAAAACCGGCGGTCGTGCCCGTAAAAATCAGCAGCAGAAAACCGGTTCAACTGGAAGAACTTGAACCGTAA
- a CDS encoding MFS transporter has product MDDQQRRLQANIPKILLLNFFYMFLVIIPVIVPYWQMHGLSMSDIYLLQSIFAISVVILEVPSGYISDLLGRKNTIVAAGIFSGTAYSIFMMSESFAGFCTFEITMSIAVSLISGTDVALIYDSIELLEDRKFNQNRILGKKVFYSQIGETIAALIGGAAAAVSLYLPAQINAVTAWMPFVIGLTLFEPPRQLMDRQKHAENIRYIYRSLFQHSKLLTFIILNLVIYGVATLLAVWAYQGYWQSMDIPLSWFGYLWAGFNLTVALSGRAAHIIEEKLGSTTAILLIALLPVAGYLGMAMLPGLIGVAAGLLFQFSRGLNQVVLRDALNSRVKADMRATANSVASLGVRLAFAGIGPFLGWGIDAFGYGSAFEGMGWLYVALFFVICLPLLSQRKFFKPAGS; this is encoded by the coding sequence ATGGATGATCAACAGCGTCGTTTGCAGGCGAATATTCCCAAAATTTTGCTGCTAAACTTTTTTTACATGTTTCTGGTGATCATCCCCGTGATCGTGCCGTATTGGCAAATGCACGGGCTTTCGATGAGCGACATTTACCTCCTGCAATCCATTTTTGCGATTTCGGTTGTGATTCTCGAAGTGCCTTCCGGCTACATTTCCGATTTGCTCGGACGAAAAAATACGATCGTTGCCGCCGGGATTTTCAGCGGCACGGCGTATTCCATTTTTATGATGAGCGAAAGTTTCGCGGGATTTTGCACGTTCGAAATCACGATGTCAATTGCCGTTAGCCTCATTTCCGGAACGGATGTCGCGCTGATTTACGATTCCATCGAACTGCTGGAAGACCGCAAGTTCAATCAAAACAGAATCTTGGGCAAAAAAGTTTTTTACAGCCAGATCGGCGAAACCATTGCCGCGCTCATCGGCGGAGCGGCTGCGGCGGTATCGTTGTATCTGCCGGCGCAAATCAACGCGGTAACCGCGTGGATGCCGTTTGTCATCGGGCTGACGCTGTTCGAACCGCCGCGCCAATTGATGGATCGCCAAAAGCATGCGGAAAATATTCGCTATATTTATCGTTCCCTGTTTCAGCATTCCAAGCTGCTCACTTTTATCATTTTAAATCTGGTGATTTACGGCGTTGCAACGCTACTGGCGGTTTGGGCGTATCAGGGCTATTGGCAATCGATGGATATTCCGCTCAGTTGGTTTGGCTATTTGTGGGCAGGATTCAACCTGACGGTGGCGCTTTCCGGGCGTGCGGCGCATATTATTGAAGAAAAATTGGGCAGCACAACCGCAATTTTGCTGATCGCGCTGTTGCCCGTTGCCGGTTATTTGGGAATGGCAATGTTACCCGGATTGATCGGCGTTGCCGCTGGTCTGCTGTTCCAATTTTCGCGCGGGTTGAATCAGGTAGTGCTCCGCGATGCGCTGAATTCCCGCGTAAAAGCGGACATGCGGGCGACCGCAAATTCCGTTGCCAGTTTGGGCGTGCGGCTGGCGTTTGCGGGTATCGGTCCATTTTTGGGCTGGGGAATTGATGCATTCGGATACGGCAGCGCTTTTGAGGGAATGGGCTGGCTGTATGTGGCGCTATTTTTTGTGATTTGTTTGCCGCTGCTTTCGCAGCGAAAGTTTTTCAAACCTGCGGGAAGTTGA
- a CDS encoding DUF309 domain-containing protein, with amino-acid sequence MKNHLQNGWQCLQAGNFFDAHEHWEIPWKTMCGHERSFWQAMIQLSVGAHHFENGNLTGCRNLWGKALRHCNTIIAYRLAIDETAVLQLRDAICDFLKSVEKGENPLLQVREFANRTITEKWLAFR; translated from the coding sequence ATGAAAAATCATCTGCAAAACGGCTGGCAATGCCTGCAAGCTGGCAATTTTTTTGACGCGCACGAGCATTGGGAAATCCCGTGGAAAACCATGTGCGGACACGAGCGCAGCTTTTGGCAGGCGATGATCCAACTGAGCGTCGGTGCGCATCATTTTGAAAACGGGAATTTGACCGGTTGCAGAAATTTATGGGGAAAAGCGTTGCGGCACTGCAACACAATTATTGCGTATCGATTAGCGATCGACGAAACCGCCGTTTTGCAGCTCCGCGATGCGATTTGCGATTTCCTGAAATCGGTGGAAAAAGGAGAAAATCCGCTGTTGCAGGTTCGGGAATTTGCCAATCGGACCATCACGGAAAAATGGCTGGCATTCAGGTGA
- a CDS encoding EAL domain-containing protein, which translates to METQHPEQEKSIEIIRLLLVDDDDTPVRQLQEKLAELQHIRFEIDHECCLADALERLQESVFDLIMVDLTLPDAYGTDVIYPLRTNAPEIPIIVLTGLDNEEIAMKTVREGVQDYLVKGSIETTTLARAIRYAIERQRMLHQLEKARQLEQYLAYHDALTGLPNRKLLLDRLHQSLSRARRGQHLVGLLSLDLDGFKKTNDTLGHAAGDNLLKTAAGRLRESVRESDTVARISGDEFMLIIDNLTREQDALVVCEKILKTLSQPYEISKHRFYMTASMGVSLYPFDGSDVESLVKNADIAMYRAKSDRNNSYQLYNLSMEAQAQEKMRLENELRRLLAEDAQTELSLHYQPVLNFEQNSITSLEALVRWQHPEMGFISPVRFIPIAEETGLIDPLGEWIINKACHQNKVLQDNGYTPVRVAINLSTKQFRQRDIREIIHDALDSSGLNPEFLALEITESSAMQDVEYTIQILKHFKNLGVQISVDDFGTGYSSLSYLKKLPADILKIDRSFIDGVPEDRNDTSITAAIINLAHNLDLAVIAEGVENQQQFSYLQSMHCDEMQGYHFSKPLSFEELCKILP; encoded by the coding sequence GTGGAAACGCAACATCCCGAACAGGAAAAATCGATAGAAATAATTCGTCTTTTGCTGGTTGACGATGACGATACGCCGGTTCGCCAGTTGCAGGAAAAACTTGCAGAACTGCAACACATCCGCTTCGAAATTGATCACGAATGTTGTTTGGCCGATGCACTTGAGCGGCTGCAGGAATCCGTTTTTGATCTGATAATGGTGGATCTCACGTTGCCGGATGCCTATGGCACAGATGTCATTTATCCTTTGCGAACCAACGCGCCGGAAATTCCCATCATCGTGCTTACAGGGTTGGATAACGAAGAAATTGCCATGAAAACCGTTCGTGAAGGCGTGCAGGATTATCTGGTGAAAGGAAGCATCGAAACCACAACGCTGGCACGGGCGATCCGTTACGCCATCGAGCGGCAGCGGATGTTGCACCAATTGGAAAAAGCCCGGCAACTGGAACAATATCTGGCATATCACGATGCGCTGACCGGTTTGCCGAATCGCAAATTGCTGCTGGACCGGCTGCACCAATCGCTCAGCCGTGCCCGTCGCGGGCAACATTTGGTTGGGCTGCTAAGCCTTGATCTCGACGGGTTCAAAAAAACAAATGATACGTTGGGACACGCCGCCGGCGATAATTTGCTAAAAACCGCCGCTGGCCGGCTGCGGGAATCTGTGCGCGAAAGCGATACTGTCGCACGCATCAGCGGCGATGAATTTATGCTGATCATCGATAACCTCACCCGTGAACAGGATGCGCTGGTCGTTTGCGAAAAAATTCTGAAAACGCTGTCCCAGCCGTACGAAATCAGCAAACACCGGTTTTACATGACAGCCAGCATGGGCGTTAGCCTGTATCCGTTTGACGGCAGCGATGTGGAATCGCTCGTCAAAAATGCGGATATCGCAATGTATCGCGCCAAAAGCGATCGCAATAACAGTTACCAACTATACAATTTATCGATGGAAGCACAGGCGCAGGAAAAAATGCGGCTGGAAAATGAGCTGCGTCGGCTGCTCGCGGAAGATGCCCAAACAGAACTCAGCCTGCATTACCAGCCTGTGTTAAATTTTGAACAAAATTCGATCACATCGCTGGAAGCGCTGGTGCGCTGGCAGCATCCCGAAATGGGCTTTATTTCGCCGGTTCGCTTTATTCCGATTGCCGAGGAAACCGGGTTGATCGATCCGCTCGGCGAATGGATTATCAACAAAGCGTGTCATCAAAACAAAGTGTTGCAGGACAACGGCTACACACCGGTTCGGGTGGCAATCAATCTTTCGACCAAACAATTCCGACAACGCGATATTCGCGAAATTATCCACGATGCATTGGATTCGTCCGGGCTGAATCCGGAATTTCTGGCACTGGAAATTACCGAATCCAGCGCAATGCAGGATGTGGAATACACCATCCAGATTCTCAAACATTTCAAAAATCTGGGTGTCCAGATTTCGGTGGATGATTTCGGAACAGGCTATTCTTCGTTGAGTTATCTGAAAAAACTGCCGGCGGATATCCTCAAAATCGATCGCAGCTTTATCGACGGTGTTCCGGAAGATCGCAATGACACCTCCATTACTGCCGCAATTATTAATCTGGCACACAATCTGGATCTCGCTGTTATCGCCGAAGGCGTGGAAAACCAGCAGCAGTTCTCTTATCTCCAATCCATGCATTGCGATGAGATGCAGGGATATCATTTCAGTAAACCGCTATCGTTTGAAGAGTTGTGTAAAATTTTACCTTAA
- a CDS encoding PAS domain S-box protein, with translation MILSDFWKYVFRMLCVLGTLAGMIITGYTVLQQPELIPAVNNSSIFLYIDILLMMNGAGLLLWGEHRQPVANRIAIATLTGTVAVGLFALLTQSWPEKHSEFLTFAIVLSGVGTANIAILLSKRLVNSVNLLGNTSVWICGITSCSLLIISSEITLPDLASVWEIFTRHLILLLTGNALMIYTREYGRQRPGFIPRWKPNVAGMTAAVTGLFIWLMLIHVSRPVLSGIFLVITGLFTVTLTIMARFVQTARYRAMRLVAAQKEEARMLRELRHSRDKLLERKRQLEQNNRELALEIKLRRNAEKKLQESESRLQALFNTAADGIITIDEYGKIETINQAALKMFNFPVAEMIQENFSKLIPVLNDSGNHSDFNNFIRETLNQHNRRRELHGRRKNGDLFPLSMALSEVQLNDRLLYTAIIHDITARKKSEQRLRSYTAQLARTNQELKEFANVASHDLQEPLRKIRAFSDRIEQQVAGDEQSRDYLNRIQSAAERMQQLINDWLTFSRITTNAQPFSTVDLNKVTMEVLSDFEKHISPAQTELHFSGIRNIEADSQQIQQLLHNIIQNSIKFKNNNALKLNISGRWLPDSQHENNGQSQNNGLVELSIRDNGIGFDEKYIGKIFMLFQRLNSHSRYPGTGVGLAICQKIVERHGGYIRARSEPGKGTEIIVTLPVKQADRDSQHELSSESNSR, from the coding sequence TTGATACTTTCAGATTTCTGGAAATATGTTTTTCGCATGTTGTGCGTTTTGGGCACGCTTGCGGGAATGATAATTACCGGCTATACTGTTCTTCAACAACCGGAGTTAATTCCGGCGGTAAACAACAGTAGCATTTTTTTATACATCGATATTTTATTAATGATGAACGGTGCCGGTTTATTGCTGTGGGGCGAACACCGGCAGCCGGTTGCTAACCGGATAGCCATCGCTACACTAACCGGAACTGTTGCGGTAGGATTGTTTGCGCTGCTGACGCAAAGCTGGCCGGAAAAACACAGCGAATTTTTGACATTTGCAATTGTGTTAAGCGGCGTTGGAACAGCCAATATTGCAATCCTACTTTCCAAACGGCTGGTAAATTCCGTGAATTTGTTGGGAAACACCAGCGTATGGATTTGCGGCATCACCAGTTGCAGCCTGCTCATCATTTCCAGCGAAATTACCCTGCCCGATCTTGCTTCTGTTTGGGAAATTTTCACCAGACATTTGATTTTGCTGTTAACCGGCAACGCGCTGATGATTTACACCCGGGAATACGGTCGCCAGCGTCCCGGTTTTATTCCGCGCTGGAAGCCAAACGTTGCGGGAATGACGGCAGCTGTAACCGGTTTGTTTATCTGGTTGATGCTCATTCATGTGTCGCGTCCGGTGCTTTCGGGCATTTTTTTGGTGATCACCGGATTGTTTACGGTAACCCTCACCATAATGGCCAGATTCGTTCAAACCGCGCGATACCGTGCGATGCGACTGGTAGCCGCTCAGAAAGAAGAAGCACGGATGCTCCGCGAACTCCGCCATTCGCGGGATAAATTGCTGGAACGCAAACGCCAGTTGGAGCAAAACAACAGAGAGCTGGCACTGGAAATCAAACTGCGCAGAAACGCCGAAAAAAAATTGCAAGAAAGCGAAAGCCGGTTGCAGGCGTTGTTTAACACAGCGGCAGACGGCATTATTACCATCGATGAATACGGCAAAATTGAAACGATCAACCAGGCCGCACTGAAGATGTTCAATTTCCCGGTTGCGGAAATGATTCAGGAAAATTTCTCAAAACTGATTCCCGTTTTGAATGATTCCGGAAATCATTCGGATTTCAATAATTTTATCCGCGAAACGCTCAACCAGCACAATCGCCGCCGGGAGCTGCACGGCAGGCGCAAAAACGGCGATTTGTTTCCGCTGTCTATGGCGCTCAGCGAAGTTCAACTGAATGATCGATTGCTTTACACTGCCATCATTCACGATATTACAGCCCGGAAAAAATCGGAACAACGGCTGCGATCGTATACGGCACAGCTCGCACGTACCAACCAGGAATTAAAAGAATTTGCCAACGTCGCATCGCACGATCTTCAGGAACCGTTGCGGAAAATTCGTGCATTCAGCGATCGCATTGAGCAGCAGGTTGCCGGTGACGAACAATCCCGCGATTATCTGAATCGCATACAAAGCGCGGCAGAGCGTATGCAGCAGTTGATCAACGACTGGCTCACATTCTCCCGGATCACCACTAACGCCCAACCATTTAGCACGGTGGATCTCAACAAGGTGACGATGGAGGTTCTCAGCGATTTCGAAAAACATATTTCTCCGGCGCAAACTGAGTTGCATTTTTCCGGCATTCGCAACATCGAGGCTGATTCACAGCAAATTCAGCAATTGCTGCACAACATTATTCAAAACTCTATCAAGTTCAAAAATAACAACGCCTTAAAACTTAACATCAGCGGCAGATGGTTGCCAGACAGTCAGCACGAAAACAATGGACAATCCCAAAACAATGGTCTCGTCGAGCTTTCCATTCGCGATAACGGCATTGGTTTTGATGAAAAATATATCGGAAAAATTTTCATGCTTTTTCAGCGATTGAACAGCCACTCCCGATATCCGGGAACGGGTGTGGGGCTGGCAATTTGCCAAAAAATTGTGGAACGCCACGGCGGCTATATTCGCGCCAGAAGCGAGCCGGGAAAAGGCACGGAAATTATTGTTACGCTGCCGGTAAAACAGGCTGACCGGGACAGTCAACATGAGCTATCATCTGAATCAAACAGTAGGTGA